TGTaggaaaaacaagaatgCAAGTTTCCATGGAAgatgagaagaaaatgggaaGTCTTGCCTCAAAAACCAATTCGAAAGATACCATCTTTAAATTCATTTCACAGATATACAAAAACGAGGGAATTGGCGCATTATATGTTGGTTTGGTTCCAAGAAGTCTGAAAATTGCCCCAGCATGTGCAATCATGATTTCCAGTTATGAGATGacaaaaaagtttttcaaagagaaatcaGCTTGAtttactttctttttggttgGAGCTTTTTACTACGCATTTAATAGAGATATATACATCTGTACATAAATTAATGTTGCCTAAACCTATTTACGGGTGAGCTTTCATTAACAATAATATAAAACACAAATTCTCATGGAAATGGAGGGTTGAAGAATGTTAAGAAAAACATGTCAAGTTTTGGCACGAACGAAAAAGTTTAGCAAAgcaaattcaagtttttgaCCAAACAGACGTATCTTGTTGGTTCATGTAATGGCTGATCTTCACTGTGCTGTTGTTTTGGTCACCAGCGTTGCGCTGGACATAGGTATTGTAGTTAGCAGCTGTATCGAATGATAACTTCTCATTAAATCTCTCATGTAGTTCGGGGTTTTCCAAATCTCTCGGATCGGACCCAAAAGGCTTGAATATTTTGGCAGGTTTCGTAAAATGGTAGTGACTCTTGTATTCCGTTTCCTCCAGCCGAAGAGGTTTCTCACCATCGTTCAGACTATTTTGATCTTCACCGATAAAAGAAATTAGTGAATCATTGTTCTGTCTTATGTTGTAAGAGGCATCTGTTGATCTTTCTGGTAACGAGGGACTTCTCTCGATTCTTGCACTGGAGCATGACAAATCAGAAATCCCAGAAAGCAAGTCAAACCCTGTAAGGTTGAGTTTTGATTCATAAATGCTGTCAGGATTTTTAATCATTCTTTcgaattcatcaaaatcaagtaGCGTCTCCTGACatattttgttgatggaGATTGTGGAAGCTTTAAACGCATAGGCAAATGCGAATATAGCAGGCCTGACATCTTCCCGAACAGTTTTTTCTAAACTAAGTTGAGATGCTTTTAAAGATGTAGAGTAATAGTTTACATCATTCTGAAGTTGAGCCATTGTAGCTTGATCCGTGCTTTTCTTCTTAAAATCTTCGAAACTTCTTTTTGCTTTGATATACTTAGCCAAGTCTAcgtttctttgaatttcaacCCGATTTAGTGGCTTAACCTTAGAACTCAAAACCTCCATTCTCTCTGCcaattttttattaataTTCGAATGGAGCAGTGCAAATTTCTGGTACTCTAGAACTAGCATACTTATTTCATCGGTTTCAAAGGTAGCAGCCCAATCTTTCAGTAGCTTGGAATTTCTATCAATTAATTTACCAGATTTACTCAAGTGTTTGGCCAAGTCACGGAAGTCATTCCACAAAATTTTAGAGCTTGCTTTCCCAGGAGTCACAGCtccaattttttccaacTTGGGACGGAATAATAAAGCCAAGTTTGTAATCGACTCCTTTCCTCTCTCAAGATGACCAATGGCCCTTTCtgcatttgatgaatttattCCACATCCAGAATGTAAACTTGTACCAGTAAAATTCGATGTTGGACTGTGGGTAGCAGAACAATTGTTACTCCCCAATTTTTCCATTGGAGGTATCTTTCCTAGCTTTTCGGTCATATTTACAACCGCACACAAACTATTATATCAATATCTACGAGAAACTGTAAGAGCTGTATCAATCGCTGTACCAAAATGAGGATACTGGTAGCTCAAAGCATGAGGAGTTGCCCTGTTATGGGTGTTTCCACATTGGGTCTCTTCAAATAGGTGCGGCTTAAATACCGAAGGAGCtactcttcttttttttttccatttttcaagcaaGCGATGAATGTATATGGATACAGGTGGATCTTTCTTTCGGCgggaaagaagaagaactatTCACTATAACCACTCAACTGGAGCTGTTGCAAGTTGAAGCTGAAAGGTTTACCTAAGATTGGAAAAATGGTGATCTCTTATTTTAAGGAGCAGTGTAACTTCAAGGTCGATTATGCGCCCGCCAAGGTTAAAAAATGGAGATCTTCAAGAACGGGACTTCAAGTTACCTTGATTGACCAAGCTTCACCTGTTGTGAACGGTTATTTTGCTGTTGCTACCGAGATATTAAATGACAGTGGATGTCCACATACTCTTGAGCACTTAATTTTTATGGGTTCAAAGAAGTACCCATACAAGGGGTTGTTGGATATATTAGGTAATTTGGCTTTTAGTTCCACAAATGCATGGACCGCCACGGATCAGACTGTTTATACTTTATCAACTGCAGGTTGGGAAGGCTTTAAAATGCTTTTACCTGTTTATCTGGATCATCTTTTCAATCCTTCAATCACCGATGAGGCTTGTTATACAGAAGTTTATCATGTTGATGGCGaaggaaaggaaaaggGTGTTGTTTATTCGGAAATGCAAGGTATTGAGAATCAATCCTGgtttattcaaaacttAGAGTCACAGAGGACTTTATATAAGAATTCCGGCTACAAGTCTGAAACGGGTGGCTTAACCAAAAATTTACGTACCCTAGATGCTGAAACTATCAGAAAATATCATGCTGATAATTACAGACCCGATAATCTCTGTATTATTATATCGGGATCTgttaatgaagatgaattgatgaaattaatgACAGACTTTGATTCGGAGCTTGATAGTCTTCCTGAAACACCTAACAAAAGACCATTTGTTGATACTCCAATTGATTTACCGTTGAGTGAAACAATTACTAAGAACGTTCTGTTTCCAGATAAGGATGAATCCTCTGGAAATATCATGATGTCATGGATTGGACCAGACTCAAGGAATACTGTCTTGGACCAGGCAATCGACATTTTGGGTAAGTATTTAACTTCCTCGTCTGTTTCCTTATTTAGCCAAAATTTCATCGAAGTCGACGATCCCTGGGCGACGGACACAGGATTTTACACAGAGAGTTACATTTTATCTGGAATGGTATTGAGTTTTGACAATGTTCCTACTGAAAAGTTGTCGACTTTCCCACAGAAGGTCCTGGATCTTATGAGAGAACATTGTGATGTCTCTAAATTTGATATCATCCGTTTGAGAGATTTGGTTGAGCAAACGATGTGGAAATATGTGCACAAATCCGAAAAGAGTCCTGAAACTCTTGCGTATATTGCCATTTATGAGTTTGAATATGGCAAGGATAGCGGTAAAGATCTTGAAAATTATTCCAAGACATTAGATGAATTCAAAGAGCTTTTAGAGTGGGACGTTGCAAAGTGGGTCGATGTTTTTAGAAAATACTACGTCGATAACCATTGTGCCATTATAATAGCAACCCCTTCAAAAGAACTCtataataaaaataaaatagaCAATGAGAAATTGTTAAACGAGAGGAAACAGACACTTGGACTTGAAGGcttgaaagaattagaaaaaaaattagaaaaagcACAAGAGGTCAACAATAAAGAGATCCCTGCCCAAATTCTATCGTCTTTTGGAAGACCAAACCCCTCAAGCATCGCATTCAATAAAACAGAATCAATTACTGTAGGATCCACTAAGGATACCATCAATGGCACTTCCGATTCtcttaaaaaaatcatccaGGATACACCCGATAATTTCTCAATCTTTGCACATTATGAAAACTATGAATCAAATTTTGCAACTATCCATCTCCTATTCTCCTCTTTTGAAATAGATGAAAAACATTTGCCATTGTTGagaatctttgaaaatttgacTACTTTACCTGTAGTTGAATCCAATGGTGAAATAACTCCTTATGAAGAGGTAGTGAAGCAAGTCAAGAGAGACACAATAAGTTGCTATTTTGGAAACTCTTTCAATGGtaagtttgaagaatttatGGATTTCTCGATAACTGTTAAGAACGAAAACTACAGTAAAGCGATCGAATGGTATAAAAAGctactttttcaaacaaaattcACTCAAGAACGTGTGACAGTCATacttaaaaaattaatcAAGTCATTACCTGAGCTTAAGAGATCGGGTTCTTACATGTTGAGGTACCTCTACAACAAACACTGCTACACAACAAGGTCTCTTCTGAGGTCGAGTGAGATTATTACAAATGAGCAGTACCTAAAGGATACTCTCCAGAAAATTGAAGCAGgtaatttcaaagagatcGAAAACCAATTAGATGAGATTAGGTCTAAGTTATTTgacaacaaaaatatcaagctGGTGGTTTTTGGTGATGTCAACAAGATTGAAAATCCTGTATCTTCGTGGGCTGGTTTTGTTGGTGATACTTCAGCTGATAAGATTACAGAACTTCCATATCAATATAAAACTTTATCGGACGTTGGTGAgaagaaatccaagaaatGCTTCATCATTACCACTCCTGGCTCTGAATCAAGTTATTTAGATCTTGCTACCCATACTACTGTATTTGATTTCACCTCAGATGACTCTTTCAAGATACTGCTTGGCTCTGAATACTTGCAATGTGTCGAAGGCCCATTTTGGCGTGGTATTAGAGGTGCAGGATTGGCTTATGGTGCAAATTGTTACAACAGGGCAACTATTGGTGAGTTGGGATTTAGTATCTATAGAGGTGCAGATGTGGAAAAATCATATTCGGTTGCTAaagatattgttgaaaatcaCGCAAATGGAAAGGTTGCAATTGATGAGAGTCTACTCAACGGTGCTGTCAGTAGTATTGTGAACCGATTAGCCGAAACTCAATCAAATTACTCTCAAACGGCTACAGAAGAATTTTACAGCAATATTCTACTCAAGAGAGGGCCAGACTataagaagaaattaaTGACTGCTCTCTCACTAATTACTAAGGAAGACTTGATTGATATCTTTAAAAGGTACTTTGTGAATATGTTTAATCCTGACACAAGTTTATGCTTTATCAGTTGCAATCCTACTAAATCTGAAAATATAGCTACCTTTTTTGGCAATCTTGGatatgaaattgaagttgaacaCGTTTCCGTTGAGAATGATGAcattgatggtgatgagaGCACTGATTATGGCTCTGAAGATGATTCTGAAAGTGGCTCTGAGAGTGACTCTGAAGGTGAATCAGAAGGTGAGGACGAATGATCCAAGAATGACTAAAAGCACATCTAGAACATATTTAATTTTGGATATACATTAAAATATtagaataaaataaatagtGACGTATTTGTAAACAGAATGATTGGAAGTTCTTGGaaattgtttattttttcttctcgGTAATTATTTGATCTACATTTAGACCTGTGTACTCACCAATGCTCCGCTTGACTTTGGCTAAGAAACCTTCAACTTCCTTTGAGCTCTCTACAATTGTGGAGGATGTACTCTTTACTAGCTCTTCAGATTTTTCAGCAAACTCCACTTGTTTTGTATGGACTGCAGgtaatttttccttttcaacattttctaAAAAGCCAAAgacattgttgaatgtTTTCGGAAAGAACAGCTTAAATGAAAGTAAACCAGTTGCCACAGGCGCTAGTACCCTAATCAgaatgtttttctttcttgctAAAACAGAACCAAACAACCCACCGGTGATTACATATAGCGCATCTGGAAaaaattcttctcttctaTCATGTAATGAACTAGCTGTTGAGAAAACTTCCCTTTCAGCCTTGAAATACTGCtctgatttttcaatgtaaTACTTTTTCGACAGTTCAAAATACTTATATAATTCTTCTCTTGCGGACTTTATCCGAGGTTCAAGAAGTGATTCGATACTCTGTTCTTCCTTTACAAATTTTGACAACTGAGGTTCTGATGGTGTGGTTTCTGAAACAGACACCTGTTGGGGCTCATCGTTGTAGAAGGTTCTTTTCGATTCACATTTAATACTCTCGCTAAATGTCAAATAAGTTATAGAAGTAGATGAAACTAGAAGACCTGCCTTTATCAAAAGAACATTTTAGGCGACACAGAATATTCCAGTTAGTAATCGCTCAATTGGTCTAAATAAAGCTATGGCATATAATGAGTAGCGTTCAAAAACATACCTTAAGAATAGTTGAAgacattgttgatggtGTTAGCCAGTGGTTTTCTTatcgtttttttttttggacTGGTTTCAAATGTGCTTGTTCATACTcaataatattgaaaatcGTACTCTCAATATATGGGTGGGATCTCACGCATAGAGACAACAAATTAACATTTTAAAAATGACTCGACGCGTCGGCGAGGCTCAGCCTGTCCTTTTCCGGAGTTTAAATTATTGTGTGGCtaaattgaatttatagACTTAATATGAACCTGTTCTTTTCAAGAGATTCGTTCAAGTGAATATACAGttaaaaacagaaaatggGTCTACTGAAAACACTTAAAAACAAGGTGACTTCCATATCTGAGATTGCCCCAAGTGCACCAGCAGCCCCAATAGGTAGGGAACCTACCGATAGATCCATTTATCAATCAAGACAAAATTTTGGTGTTAACTTTGGTTCTTTGTTTCTACTTGAAAAGTATATTTTTGACGAAatgtttgttgatgatgctGGTGTTGAATTGGATGCAATTAAAAATTGCTTCAAAAAAGATGGTGTTGATAAAACAAGGGAAAGGTTGGAACACCATTGGAAAAATTACTGTTCCGACAGTGATTGGGAATGGTTAAAAGAGAAAGGGATACAATCAATTCGTATACCTTTTGGCTATTGGCTTGTAGATGGTGGCTCCTTCACTAAGGGTACTTCATTTGAAAGCCTAGCTGGGGCTTATGCTAAGGGTTGGAGCATACTGAAGAAGTTTTACATTGAGAAGGCCAAACAATACCAGATCTCAATTCTAGTAGATTTGCATGCTCTTCCCAAAGGTGCTAATACGGGTGACCATAGTGGTGAATGGTTTAAAGACCCTGACTTTTGGAATGATTCCAATGCTATTAACTTAGCTGTAGAAATTTGTGCATTTATAGCTAAGGATTTAGCGGATTACGACAACATATGTGGTATTCAGATTGTCAACGAGTCTGTTTTCAGCAACAACCCAAGTggacaagaaaaatactATAGAAAGGCTGCTAATGCCATCAGAAAAGTGAATAGTGACGTTCCAATAATCATAAGTGATGGCTGGTGGCCTGACCAATGGGTCAACTTTCTTGATAGATTTTCAAACGGTGATGTTGGAAGTCTAGGTATCGTCATAGATGACCACATATACAGATGTTTCAGCGACGAcgataaaaacaaaaaaatagaagagaTTATAGAGGATCTGGATAGCTCAGTGTTAACCGGTTTATCGAAACCAGCAGATTTTATCATTGGAGAATATTCATGTGTGCTCGATTCACGGTCATGGGATAGATCACAAGGCTGTAATAGAGATGACATGGTTAGGGCCTACGGCAACAAACAAtgtaaacttttcaaagagaGAGCAAACACGGGTCACTACTTTTGGACCTTCAAATTTCAACATGGAGATGGTGGGGAGTGGGGCTTGGTTCCCATGATAAGTCGAGGCTGTATTCCAAGTAGGAACAGCTCTGTTAACCTTCCATCtaaagaagattttgaCAGAAATCTGAAGGAAATGTTACAAGGGCATGAGAATTATTGGAAAGCACAAAATCCAAATGAAAACTATGAATTCTGGAGATATAAAGAAGGCTTTACAACGGGATGGCATGATGCTTTAAGCTTTGCAAGATTTAACAATTCCAGGATCGGAAGAATGGTAGCATGGACCTCAAGCAGGAGAAAGGAACATGTTAATGCAAGGAAAAGTAGCCCATTTTTATGGCAATGGGAAGCTGGGTTCCAAGAGGCTATACGCAAGTTTGAGGAAGTATCTAATAAAGCGTTTATATAGTGGCACAAATATTACAAATTGGTTACCTTTTtctgttctttttttttttcaaaaaaataaccTTCTTTTAAGTCTAATTATTACTTTATGGAAACGACTCTGTAAAAATATCTTTCTTTAAACTGTATACTTAAAGCCAACTTCAATCCCCTTTttattgctattgttgTAATTCATTTACACAGatgcaaataaaaatgtttAGACCCAAAAGCAAAATGAGTTAACAAAATAATTCAGATATCTAACGCTAGTCAGGTGGAACTAGTTTTAATATGTCTACCCAGCTAGCCTTTTTCTAGTAAATATAAAACTTAAGGTATCCTATAATCAAAAGTTGTTATACCAACAAGATGAACTGAGAGACATTGCTTTTTTAAGATTTGGTTTGTCATTGttatatttgttttttagGTTCTATTATGATAGTTGGGTTAATGCTGACATCTTATAAACAGAAAATGTGGTATCCCTTCGATCTTGCTTAGAATAATTGGTCAAAGCGCTTCCTGATGAAATAAGTAGACAATTAATTTACATTTTTTAAAAGTATTTAACTTGATAAAACCCGTTGATTTTTACACAGCTTCTTTCCCTCTTGTTAACATTAAATTAGGGACAGGCATATTATCGTTGGACAAATTATGTTGATCTTTAGTTTGATTTGTAAGTGTCAGCTCGTTTCGATGCTTATTAACGGTATGCACTTCACACTTTTTAATTCTGCTATGAATAGCCTAAGTAAAACTTATTAAGTAGACAttttaaaaagaaatatgaaaaacaaaataaaagatCTCGACCAAAGTAACCATTGACCTTTACCAAACTAACAtataaaaagaagaactttATTTATAGAAAACATGAATAAGCTAGCATGTATGAATAACAATTTCATTCAGAACTATTAACTCCTGAGGGCTTATCACCACTATGGAATACCCGTGGTTTTGAAGTTAGTTATCAGGGTAACTCTTGATCGACACAAGTAGATTCAGAAAAGAGGGATTTTAAGCCTGAACCTTTCCTATTCAACATGAAACTGTCCTCATAATATCCATCTAGACATCTTTCCTTTAACTTACTAAAATTAAGATCAGGTGCATACTTACAAAAAGCCCAATTTGTTTATTCAGTTAGTTCTACTATCccatatatatttttaatCGAATAGAAAATTCAACCCACATGAactcaatattttcaaaactgaCCTTGAAAATTCGACATGGTGAAAACCATCAAAATTATTAAGTAGAACAAAtaattttatatatatgttTCGTGTAGtaaagaaaactttaaatTGTTTTGGAGAGAAAGATGAAGATTGATCTGTATTTTTaagaattcaaatcaaatcattaaaaatatatttcaCGTGACTACAAAAGGTCCtagaagaaagaaaattaacaatttcaacatttgtGGGTTTGGCCGAGTGGTCTAAGGCGTCACGTTTAGGCCGTGATATCTTCGGATGCAAGAGTTCGAACCTCTTAGCCCacaaatatttttttaagtttTCTCTATTGCGCCAAGGTATGTGCTGAATGTTTTTAAGATGCAATTGTTAAACATCTGCAGTCGAGTCCATCTTTTTAAAATTACATACTAAGGTTataccaagaaaaaaacgtGTTttaatcaacttcttcagtTTTATAAATTAAAAATTTGGCTTTAGTCTCACTGATCAGTGCTTTCCAAGCACTTAGTTGGCTACCACTGAGAAGCAAATGGTTGGATTCAACTAGTCTTTCTGTTCTTTTCAAGAACCGAATTAGTGATTTGACTAGATTTGTCTGCTTTTCAATATCCTGCTTAACAGCATTATCTGCGATTTTTTTATTGAGTACTTTACGGCATCTTTCAAGAAATgattcaaagatttgaacATCTCCGAAATTATGCACAAAGATTTCGGGCTGGTGctcaaatattttcaatgtaGTAAGCAAAGTTACAGAAGAGATAGTTTGGTCATCTTTAATACCacaatcaaaatatttggtAAAGAGTAATCTCCATTCAATGTCACATAAAAACTCTAGCCCTCTGTTATCTTCTAAAACTTTGAACAAGTTGTAAATAGACTCAAATATCTGTTTTCTAAAGTTTAAACcatcatcaattttataCTTATACGGACCAATCATCTGCACACGTATGAAGCTTTTATTAGGTTTGATTTCAGTTTCAACTATATTTGGAACAATCTTATTCATTAGAGAAATTGCGATATTTACTTTCTTGCTTAGAATTAAGTTCAAGTTGAAGGCACCAACCTCTTTAATCAGAAGATTAGAATGAAAGATAAAATTATTTGTGGTCATTTCGGAATATTTTACTAATTGCGAAAGTTCTGCGTTTTCTAAAAACTGGGTGTTTCCGAATGTATATTTCACTGTATCACCAAGAGTAATCAATAACGTTAAGTGAGAAGATTTGGTAGCTGATAAAACATCAAGTAAATCAGGTAGAAGGTTATATTTGAAAGCCAAGGCACCAAGGCAATCTGCAGCATTGGAGTATTCGGTGGTATTATCCAGCTGGGGACTGGATCGTTGTACATCTATAATTAACTTAAACAAATGACTTGCAGACTCATGAGATAAATGTACGTGATCTAAGATATTTGCAAGCGTTTTGAATGCGGGCGTTGACGCATTTCCTTTTAAAAACACCATAAATTGTGGTAAATAGTTATCAGGATATTTACAGACGATAGTGGACACCGTCTTCATGGTCATGTTAACAACATTAGattcatttgaagaatatccattcaaaaataaaccaAGCTCAGTTTTTAAATCAACAGAtttcaaaacttgattcaaaaaaacaagtgAAAAGTAAACGTCATTACCACtttgtatattttgaataatattATCAATGGAAGTGTAATTCTTGGAAGTAACCATAAGAACGGCCAACAATTTTGATACTTTGATATCCGATATATCATCAAAACTTTGTATTGCCTGTGAGAGAGATGAATCTGTAGTCTGTAGCAAAATCTTCTCCATCAAATCAGGCAAAACTTCATcgaattcatcaaatttacTCAACTCAATTAACACGGAGATGAATGTAGTCATATCACTTGTTATGTTAACTTTATCCAGAATATTTGTCAGGGTAATACCTATATCAACGCAGTTCAGGGGTGTAAACATTTTATTAGAGAATAAGGTACCAATTGCCAAGAGTATTGATTTGCCATCagcttcatcaaaaaaCCCAGAGGAAGTAATTATGGAAACTGTCTTAACACACGTGCCACTTAGTTCTGAAATCTTAAAATACTGTAAAATGTAACCCAAAATTGCTTTAATCCATTCTGGACTTATtgcaaaattgatttttcctGATGAacaaaattttttaatGGCGTTTAGAGTATTAAAGGCTAAAACTTCAGTGGATAGCGTTTCAGTTAATGCGTTTAAGATACTTTTCACTGTTTCTTTATCAAGTTGAGCTTTCAAACACATCGATGTTAGTGAGTTTAATGCTTGTAGTCTCATTTCGCTAGACAAGTTTCTATCAGTAAGCTTTCCAAGTAAAAACCCCACTAGGAGGTAAGATAATTGTGTGACAATATCATTATTTCTGATGGTACTATTATAATCCCCATCACCAAGGCACTGtgtttcaaatatttcattGATTAAACTCATACCTTCAAGCACCATTTTTTGGTTGGATCTATTGGACAAACAATTTTTTAGGAAATTAACAAAATAAGGAAGCCCATCACCAAATGAATCAATCTTGTCATTTTCTAGAAAAGCAGAATAGAAATAGTGTGTCTGTACAGTGTAAGGGATAGAATTCCAGCTTTGATTCAACGCAACAATATATGACTCCACGTAATGCGAACCTACACCACCGAGAGTTCTCGTTATGTTTGAAACTAGCTTCAAAAATGCTTCTGGTTTATCATTGACAACTGCTTCATTACTCCTGATTAACTTTAGGATTTTCTCATTGATATTCTCAGCACTCCCAACAAATAAAGCATAAGGATCATCGTTACAGGCCATACTTACATCACTTAATCTTCTTCCATTGGTAGTTTCTGCCATATTTTTAGAGTTTAATAAATTATAGTAAGCACCATCAGGTGAGCTtaattcaaaaatgaatgaTAAAGTTTCACATAGCCTCAGCAAgacatttttatttttttcaatatctaaTAAAATCATAATATCATTAAAGCACTTCTTCAACGCTAGTGGTAATCTTTGAGGGAAATTCTCAATCACACAAGACAATACATTTAAAGCTTCCAGCCTCACTTTCCAGGAGCAATTATCATCATCGGCATCCTCATCGTCCTCATAATCACTATAGCTAtcaccatcttcatcttcaaagtcATTGTAATCTTTAATATCATCAGCCAAAGCATTACTTtcttcgtcatcttcaCTGTTATCGCCATAAGGATCATACTTGATCAACACCTCACAGATATCAAGACAATCGCCGGTCAGAAAATAAGTATTATCACTCTTACAATTTTTAAATAGGCTCAAAGCAGCTGTTAAGGCTTCAACCCTTAGGTTATCCTTTTCCTGTTGGTTCTCGTAATCTTGATCTAAGTCTCCTAATTCATTTACCTTTAAACAACTACTGATAATTTCCCACAGTTGTAATGCAAAAGGCTCAAAACTAAGTGAGTTGCTTGCAAACGATACAGAAATAACAGATAATAGCTTTGATTGGCCTTCATAGAAATTTTTATAAGAATTGGTTAACTGTGTAATATTTTTAAgaaagttttcaattatCTCAATGCTCTCAATATTTTTAGAAAGTGAGCCATATGCActtatacttttttttgagaTAATTGCATCTGCAGTGAATATGACTTCTGTCAGAAACCCCAAGGTTTGGAATATTTGTGTTTGATTGAAATATTTACCTGAATATTCAATTAAATCTGTTAAAATCTCAATATAATCAATTTCCAGTTTGAACTTCTCCCTATCACTAAATATCTCAGGCAAGACAATGTTAATGATTCCCACGTGCACTTCTTCTATTAAGGGCAAGTTTTCCAGAATATTGTGTAACGCCATTGTATAAATTGTAGAAGTAATCGAAACTTTCTTAG
The Pichia kudriavzevii chromosome 2, complete sequence DNA segment above includes these coding regions:
- a CDS encoding uncharacterized protein (PKUD0B01230; Pfam Domains: TIP120(1.1e-15)) encodes the protein MASRKCINDLLVMTKDTDPDLRFMALNDLEKEMSNTINHIASYEVDEYARILLTRLNDEFPEVRTQSLKCFESLPYRLKVDILPVVRTLINKKPKKVSITSTIYTMALHNILENLPLIEEVHVGIINIVLPEIFSDREKFKLEIDYIEILTDLIEYSGKYFNQTQIFQTLGFLTEVIFTADAIISKKSISAYGSLSKNIESIEIIENFLKNITQLTNSYKNFYEGQSKLLSVISVSFASNSLSFEPFALQLWEIISSCLKVNELGDLDQDYENQQEKDNLRVEALTAALSLFKNCKSDNTYFLTGDCLDICEVLIKYDPYGDNSEDDEESNALADDIKDYNDFEDEDGDSYSDYEDDEDADDDNCSWKVRLEALNVLSCVIENFPQRLPLALKKCFNDIMILLDIEKNKNVLLRLCETLSFIFELSSPDGAYYNLLNSKNMAETTNGRRLSDVSMACNDDPYALFVGSAENINEKILKLIRSNEAVVNDKPEAFLKLVSNITRTLGGVGSHYVESYIVALNQSWNSIPYTVQTHYFYSAFLENDKIDSFGDGLPYFVNFLKNCLSNRSNQKMVLEGMSLINEIFETQCLGDGDYNSTIRNNDIVTQLSYLLVGFLLGKLTDRNLSSEMRLQALNSLTSMCLKAQLDKETVKSILNALTETLSTEVLAFNTLNAIKKFCSSGKINFAISPEWIKAILGYILQYFKISELSGTCVKTVSIITSSGFFDEADGKSILLAIGTLFSNKMFTPLNCVDIGITLTNILDKVNITSDMTTFISVLIELSKFDEFDEVLPDLMEKILLQTTDSSLSQAIQSFDDISDIKVSKLLAVLMVTSKNYTSIDNIIQNIQSGNDVYFSLVFLNQVLKSVDLKTELGLFLNGYSSNESNVVNMTMKTVSTIVCKYPDNYLPQFMVFLKGNASTPAFKTLANILDHVHLSHESASHLFKLIIDVQRSSPQLDNTTEYSNAADCLGALAFKYNLLPDLLDVLSATKSSHLTLLITLGDTVKYTFGNTQFLENAELSQLVKYSEMTTNNFIFHSNLLIKEVGAFNLNLILSKKVNIAISLMNKIVPNIVETEIKPNKSFIRVQMIGPYKYKIDDGLNFRKQIFESIYNLFKVLEDNRGLEFLCDIEWRLLFTKYFDCGIKDDQTISSVTLLTTLKIFEHQPEIFVHNFGDVQIFESFLERCRKVLNKKIADNAVKQDIEKQTNLVKSLIRFLKRTERLVESNHLLLSGSQLSAWKALISETKAKFLIYKTEEVD